A window from Mangifera indica cultivar Alphonso chromosome 2, CATAS_Mindica_2.1, whole genome shotgun sequence encodes these proteins:
- the LOC123207960 gene encoding perakine reductase-like, giving the protein MGEVHTVEVPRVKLGSQGLEVSKLGFGCSGLTGIYNDPVPEEDAFKLIKHAFDQGITFFDTADAYGNNANEIVVGKALKQLPRDKIQLATKFGVCHQKTGTIICGTPQYVRACCEASLKRLDVEYIDLYYQHRVDTSVPIEDTMGELKKLVEEGKIKYIGLSEASPDTIRRAHAVHPITALQMEWSLWTRDIEAEIVPLCRKLGIGIVTYSPLARGFFGGKKVVESIPANSIVASHPWFEGDNFNKNKILYSRMEKLAEKHGCTPTQLALSWILHQGDDVVPIPGTTKIKNFDNNYGSLRVKLTKADLEEISALIPIHEVAGSRFKDDNYLRASWKFAVTPTKEIPAAI; this is encoded by the exons ATGGGTGAAGTGCATACAGTTGAAGTTCCAAGAGTGAAACTTGGAAGTCAAGGATTGGAG GTGTCAAAGTTGGGATTTGGTTGCTCGGGTTTGACTGGAATATACAATGATCCAGTCCCGGAAGAGGATGCGTTTAAACTGATAAAGCATGCATTTGATCAAGGAATCACTTTCTTTGATACTGCAGATGCCTATGGAAACAATGCAAACGAAATTGTGGTTGGAAAG gCTTTGAAGCAGCTACCACGAGATAAAATCCAGTTGGCAACAAAATTTGGTGTCTGCCACCAAAAGACTGGAACAATAATATGTGGTACGCCTCAATATGTGCGAGCTTGTTGCGAAGCTAGTCTGAAGCGCCTTGATGTTGAATACATTGATCTCTATTATCAGCACAGAGTTGACACATCTGTACCCATTGAGGATACA ATGGGGGAGCTTAAGAAGTTGGTGGAAGAGGGAAAAATAAAGTACATTGGATTATCTGAAGCCAGTCCAGATACCATAAGGAGGGCTCATGCAGTTCATCCCATTACTGCTTTACAAATGGAGTGGTCTCTCTGGACTCGTGATATTGAGGCAGAAATTGTCCCACTTTGCAG GAAACTTGGAATAGGAATAGTGACATACAGTCCACTTGCCCGAGGCTTTTTTGGTGGAAAAAAAGTTGTGGAATCTATCCCTGCAAATAGTATTGTG GCATCACATCCATGGTTTGAAGGAGACaactttaacaaaaacaaaatcttatATTCGCGCATGGAAAAGTTGGCTGAAAAGCATGGATGCACCCCCACACAGCTTGCACTTTCCTGGATTCTTCACCAAGGAGACGATGTTGTTCCCATTCCTG GAACAACTAAGATAAAAAACTTTGACAATAATTATGGTTCTCTAAGAGTGAAGCTTACAAAGGCTGATTTGGAAGAGATTTCTGCTCTCATTCCCATCCATGAGGTTGCGGGTAGTCGATTCAAAGATGATAATTATCTTCGTGCCTCCTGGAAATTTGCTGTCACGCCAACCAAAGAGATTCCTGCAGCTATTTAA